CACATGGCCTGCACCCAGGGGCTTCTGTCCAAGCTGGTGGCCGACACGGTTCCGGAAGACCTGCGCGGCACGGCCTTCGGCGTCTTCAACCTTGTTTCCGGCATCGCCCTCCTGCTGGCCAGCGTCACCGCCGGCGCCCTGTGGAGCCGGATCGGCCCCGGCGCGACCTTTGCCGCCGGCGCCGTATTTGCCGCCCTGGCCGCGGCCGGCCTGGCCGTCAACGGAAACAAATCCCGGCCCGTGAGCCGCTGACCCGTCAGTTCCAGGTTAAACGGCTTCACCGTTAAAGACCTCTTCATTGATCTTGTCAGAAACTCCTTGTATACTATTTTGACGATGAGATTTCTCCCTTCGGTCGAAATGACATGGCGACCAACATCAATTTTTACAAAACATCAAACAAGGAGACCACGACATGCAGACATTCATCATGACCGGCAAGTATTCAGCGGAAGCCATTAAAAAGATCAGCGCCCCCCGCACCAAAAAGGCCAATCAGATCGTCAAGCAGTGCCAGGGCGCCATCGTGGACGTTTATGCCACCATGGGAAAAACAGACCTTTTGGTGATCACGAGGTTTCCCGGTGTCAGCGAGGCCATGAAGGCTTCCGTCAAGCTGAGCGAGGCCTTCGGTATTTCCTTTGCCACTGCCCCCGCTCTTCCCATCGATGAATTCGACAAGGTGGTGTCCGCCAAAAAATAGCCGGATATCGGGATAAAGACCCCCCACGGCAGCAGGCGGTTTATGGAAAAAACAGGCCCATACCCATCCCTGTTTTTATCCCGGCCCCATATCCGGGGTCCGGTAGCTTTCTTATTACCGGCGATATTGCTGGTTTGCCTTTATCTGGCGGCCGCCCCCTTTCCGGCCGCGGCCCACCTGGATGATAACCTGAAAGGCGTACCGCCTTCGCCTGCTTCCGAATGGCATTACTACGGGTTCACCCCGGAGGAATCCAAACGGTGGATCGCCTCGGGCATCATCTTTGCCGCCTGGGCGGCCCAGTGGCGGGACGAGGGGTTCAGCCCCGAAGCCGCCGACCAGTGGCACCGGCTTACCAATGTGTACACAGCCGGTGATTTTCTGAAAAACGGCCTCAGTGCCGAAGAAGCGAAACAATGGATGGACAACGGCGTCAAGTCCGGCCTGCGGGCCGGCGAATACGCCGCCATCGGCCTTACCCCGGAGCAGGGGGGCAGCTTCTGGGAAAAAGGCATCTACCCGGATGACGTCAGCCAGTGGTGGCAGGCCGGGTTCGACGCCCGGTCCATGATGGAGTGGTATTACGGCCCCCGGGAAAGTCCTTTTTTTTTCACCAGCGATTCTCCCTACGGCCGCAGCCTCTATAAGGTCGAGGCGGCCGTGGCCTGGCGGGACGCCGGGTTCTCGGCCAGGGATATGCAGATGTCGGGCGCGTTTGGCCTGGATCTGCCCGAGGCTGTCAAATGGAAGCAGGCCGGATTCTCGTTTGATGAGGCCGTGCGATGGCGGGATTCCGGGTTTTCCCTTTCGGAAGCCTTTGTGAACAAAGATGAGGGATTTCCCCCCGCGGCCGCCGAGCTCCGGCGGTATGACGCCTCGACGGACAAGCCGGATGAAATCACAGATTATGTCGCCGACATCACCGTCAATCCGGACGGAACCATCGACGTGCTGGAAACAATTTCACTCATCGACCGCCCGGGCGGCGCTTATGAAAACGGGTTCTTCAGGTCTCTGCAAAAAACAACCCGGCTGCTCTCCTTAAGTTCCTATGGTTTCGCCAGAAACACCTGGGTCGCCCCCTCATACCGGATCCGCTCGGTGGAGGCGGACGGACAACCCCTGGATTTCGCGTCCTCCGATGACCGCCTGCTGATTCCAACCGCCGGCGCCGCCGGGGACGGGCCACGCCAGCTCCGGATCGAATACCGGACCGACAGCCGCATCCTGTTTGAACCCCATCACGATGAACTCTACTTCGGCATTGTCGAGGAAGCGCCCGAAGGGCTGTACATCCGCCGGGCGTCGGCTACCGTCCGCCTGCCGAAAGGCGCCGAGATCATATTCACCGACGGTCTCGCCGGCCTGCGCCAGAGGCGGGACCTGTTCCACCGGGTCGAGAGCACCCCTTCCGGCGATGTGGCGCGTTTTTCGGTGACGCGGCCGTTGCGGCCGGGAATGACCTTCGCGGTCAGCGTCGGATTTGTCCGGGGCGTTGTACGCGAAAGCCCGCGACGTCAGCTCATTCAGATCAACCACCGCGCGGGCCGGTTCCTGTCCAGCCTGGCCATCTTCCTGGGCGGTTTCGCGGCCGCCTTCATCTATTATATAATCGCCTGGCACCGGGTCGGCCGGGATCCCAGAGCCGGCGACACCACCATGGCCGAGTTCTCCCCTCCCGACAACATGGACCCGGCCACCCTGCGGGCGCTCCGCAAAAGGGGCAAAACCGACCATGTCAGCGTGGCCGCGGAGCTGCTCTTTCTGGCGGAGCAGGGCATGATCCGGATAACCGAATCACAGGGAATTTATAAAATAGAAAAGACGGCGGCCGCTCCTGCTGCTCTGCCGCACGTGGCCGGGGAGTTTTACGCTACGATCTTCAACCAGGGGGATACCGTTTATCTGATGCGCCGCGGTAAAACCCGGTCGGTCTCCGGCGGAGCATACACCCTCAAACGCCTGCTGAAGAACCGCCACACCGATTCCACCCGGACCAACCAACGGTATCTGTTGCCCGGCCTGGTCATCTCCCTGGCAACCATTGCGGCCTGCCTGGCCGTTATCGATTATGATCTGATCGACGACAATGACGCCTGGGCCGCGCTCGCGATTTATGTTCCCTTTCTGACGATCGCCTTCGGCCTGATGGTGTTTATATTCATGCGGTTGCTGCGTTCGCCGACCGAAGCCTTTGTCCGGGTTCGCGAGCGGATGGAAAACTACGTGCTTTTCCTGCGGAGCGATTACGACGGCCGCCGGATTTCCGGATTCATACCGCCGGCAATGCGGGCCCATCTGCCCTACGCCATGGCCGCGGGCATGACAATAGACAATTTAATGATACGCAACAACGAGGCAACGTGGTATCATGGGTCTTCCGGCGGTTTCCATTGCGGCGATTTTATCCGGATACTGAAAAAATCGGTATAGGGGGAAAGGAACATGACCGCCAAAACCAATCCCTGGATGGCGCGGGTGCTGCTGGTTCTGGGCCTGACGCTCGCGTTTTTGATCCCCTGGTCCGGGTCCATCCTCGGAGAAATCGCCATCCTCAAACACTGGGAAAACTACGGCTTTGATCCTGACCAGGCGCGGCTGTGGTGGGATAACGGCTTCTACTCCATGGACACCGCCAAGAAATGGCGGGCCAGGATGTTCCAGCCCGCCGACGCCAGGCCCTGGCGGATGATGGACATCCCGCCCGGCGAGGCCGGCGAATGGCGGGCCGGCGGTATGGACCTGGCCGCTGCCTGCGAGTGGCGGCGGTATGCCTTTACCCCGGAACGGGCCATTGAGTGGCGGCGGTTCGGCTTTACCCTGGGCGACGCCATGGCCTGGCGCAAACACGGTTTTGAGGCGGAAGAAGCGGCCCGCTGGCGGGAACGGGGCTTTAGCCCCATGGCCGCCGCCGCGAAGCGCGGGCCGGGGATGTAACGGGAGGCTGCGGCCTTCCCGATCCTGAAAACCTGCCCGGCATAATGATAAAATGAATAAGCACAGAAACATCACACATCGTCAACCAATCGCCTGGCCCGCTAAATTGCTCATCATTGCCTGCCTGGCCGCCGCCTTTGCCCTGCCCTACCTCGCCGGGACGGCCTGGGAAGCCTATCAGGACCGTGGCTGGGCCAGCACCGGCATGTACGGGTATGAAATAGACGCCTGGAAAAAAGAAGGCATCGGCGTGGAA
This genomic window from Thermodesulfobacteriota bacterium contains:
- a CDS encoding GYD domain-containing protein; the protein is MQTFIMTGKYSAEAIKKISAPRTKKANQIVKQCQGAIVDVYATMGKTDLLVITRFPGVSEAMKASVKLSEAFGISFATAPALPIDEFDKVVSAKK
- a CDS encoding DUF2207 domain-containing protein, producing the protein MEKTGPYPSLFLSRPHIRGPVAFLLPAILLVCLYLAAAPFPAAAHLDDNLKGVPPSPASEWHYYGFTPEESKRWIASGIIFAAWAAQWRDEGFSPEAADQWHRLTNVYTAGDFLKNGLSAEEAKQWMDNGVKSGLRAGEYAAIGLTPEQGGSFWEKGIYPDDVSQWWQAGFDARSMMEWYYGPRESPFFFTSDSPYGRSLYKVEAAVAWRDAGFSARDMQMSGAFGLDLPEAVKWKQAGFSFDEAVRWRDSGFSLSEAFVNKDEGFPPAAAELRRYDASTDKPDEITDYVADITVNPDGTIDVLETISLIDRPGGAYENGFFRSLQKTTRLLSLSSYGFARNTWVAPSYRIRSVEADGQPLDFASSDDRLLIPTAGAAGDGPRQLRIEYRTDSRILFEPHHDELYFGIVEEAPEGLYIRRASATVRLPKGAEIIFTDGLAGLRQRRDLFHRVESTPSGDVARFSVTRPLRPGMTFAVSVGFVRGVVRESPRRQLIQINHRAGRFLSSLAIFLGGFAAAFIYYIIAWHRVGRDPRAGDTTMAEFSPPDNMDPATLRALRKRGKTDHVSVAAELLFLAEQGMIRITESQGIYKIEKTAAAPAALPHVAGEFYATIFNQGDTVYLMRRGKTRSVSGGAYTLKRLLKNRHTDSTRTNQRYLLPGLVISLATIAACLAVIDYDLIDDNDAWAALAIYVPFLTIAFGLMVFIFMRLLRSPTEAFVRVRERMENYVLFLRSDYDGRRISGFIPPAMRAHLPYAMAAGMTIDNLMIRNNEATWYHGSSGGFHCGDFIRILKKSV